The DNA sequence TTTTCTGATGAAATAGAATCAGAAGTTTTGGATAAATTTCATAAAGCAGGTTTAAATACTGCAAAATCTGTATTAAACTATAATAAAAATGATTTAAAAAAACGAACAAATCTAGAAGAGGAAATGATCAACAAAGTATTCACTATCTTAAAAAAAGAATTTGAAGAAGAATTAAATATAAATACATAAATTTTTTTCTTTTTAATATTTTTATTCTTTCTTAATACATTTTATATTTTGATATGACTGAAAAAATCAGGTTAAAAAGAGTATTAACCAAATTTAATATTTCCTTACAAAGGGTAATTAGTTTTTTGCAAAAAAAGGGAATTGAAATAGAAAATAATCCTAATGCAAAAATAGAAGAAAAAGTATATAAATCCCTTGTTCAAGAATTTAAAACTTACAAGGATATGCGAGATGCATCTGAAAAAGTATTTTTGCAAAAAAAAATAGAAAAAGAAAAAATCAAAAAAGAATTATTAAAATCAAAATACATTCAAAATGATCAAATTATACGTGCTAAATCGGAGAAATTAATTGAATTCAAAAAAATAGGAAAAATAAATATTGATACATTATATAATACATATGGAACTCAAGAAGAAAAAAAAAATAATTTACATCAACATAAAAAAAGAAAAATAGAATACGAAATTAAAAACAACAATAAACCTGAACATATTGATACTATCTATCAAAAATTGGATGGAGTTATGTTAACAGGAGATAGAATAGATCTCTCTCAATTTGAGAAAAAAAAAACAAAATCAGAAATTAAAAAAAAACGAAAAAGAATTCAAAAAGAAATTTTCATTGAAGAAATAAAAAATATTCCCATAGGAAAAAAACAAAATAAAGAAAAAAAATCTTCCTTTAAAAAAAATAGATATTCAAATGAAAAAAGAATAGATAAGTACAGAAATAAAAAAAATATACAAAAATCAGTAATTACTGATGAACAAATCAAAAAACAAATTAAAGAAACTTTGGAAAAGTTATCTTCTAAAGGAATAAAATCAAAAGCTTCAAAAATTAGAAAAGAAAAACGTCAGTATAAAAAAGAAAAAAAACTTCTAAAAAATGAAATAGAAAATAAAAAAGAAGAAAAAGTTCTAAAATTAGCTGAATTTACCACAGTAAATGAATTGGCCTCTATGATGAAAATCAATGCTAATGATGTTATTCTATCCTGTATGTCTTTAGGAATTATGGTAACAATGAATCAAAGATTAGATGCAGAGATATTAACTTTGGTTGCAGATGAATTTGGTTTTAATGTAAAATTTGTTGGATTAGATTTAGAAGAAGCTGTTCAAGATAATAAAGATTTAGAAGAAAATTTAGAATCTAGACCCCCTATTATTACTGTTATGGGACATGTAGATCATGGAAAAACGTCTTTATTAGACTATATTAGAAATACTAATGTCATAGCAGGAGAAGCTGGTGGAATTACTCAACATATAGCTGCTTACAGTGTAGAGTGTTCCGATAATCATCAGAGTATTACTTTTTTAGATACTCCAGGTCATGAAGCTTTTACTGCTATGCGTGCAAGAGGTGCACAAATAACAGATATAGCAATTATAGTTATAGCTGCTGATGATCAGGTTATGCCACAAACTAAAGAGGCAATTAGTCATGCTCAAGCCGCTAATGTTCCTATTATTTTTGTTTTCAATAAAATGGATAAATCTAATGCAAATTCTGATAAAATTAGAGAGCAACTGGCTAATTTAAACTTTCTAGTAAAAGAATGGGGAGGAAAATATCCTACTCAAGAAGTTTCATCAAAATTAGGTACTGGAATAGATCAATTATTAAAAAAAGTTCTTTTAGTCTCTCAATCTTTAAACTTAAAAGCTAATCCAAATAAACCTGCAATAGGAACAGTCATAGAAGCTTCTTTAGACAAAGGAAGAGGGTATATTACAACTTTACTTCTACAAGGAGGAACATTAAAAATTGGAAATTATGTTTTAGCAGGAAGTCATCATGGAAAAGTAAAAAATATTTTAGATGAACGAGGGAAATCCATTTCATTAGCAGGACCATCTAAACCTATTACAATATTAGGATTAAATGGAGCTCCTACTGCTGGAGATAAATTTAAAGTTTTTCAAGATGAAAAAGAGGCTAAACAGTTAGCTTCTAGAAGAGAACAATTGCAAAGAGAACAAAATATACGATCTCAAAAACATCTTACATTGGATGAAATTGGAAGACGTATAGCATTAGGTGATTTTAAAGAACTTAAAATCATTATTAAAGGAGATGTAGATGGATCAGTTGAAGCTATTGCTGATTCTCTTCAAAAATTATCTACAAATACTATTATGATTAATATTATTTATAAAGGAGTAGGGCAAATTACAGAATCTGACATTTTATTAGCAAGTGCTTCAGATGCTATTATTATAGGATTTAATGTTCGTCCTAATATTGGATCTAAAAATATAGCAAAAAAAGAAAATATAGAAATACGAACTTATTCTATCATATACGATGTAACTAATGATATTCAAGAAGCAATAGACGGAATGTTATCTCCAGAAATCAGAGAAAAAATATTAGGAAACGCTGAAGTTAGAGAAATATTTAAAATCCAAAAATCTGGTACTATAGCTGGATGTATGGTTATAGAAGGGAAATTGTTCCGTCAGGCAAAAATTAGATTAATTCGAGAAGGAATTGTAATTCACAATGGAGAATTTACTTCTCTTAAACGTTTTAAGGAAGATGTAAAAGAAGTCTCAAAAGGATATGAATGTGGATTAGGGATTAAAAATTACCATGATATAAAATCTGGAGATATGATAGAAGTTTATGAAGAATTATATGAATCTAAAAAAAGTTAATAAAATAATATATAGAACACATAATTGTGGAGAATTGAGAAAAAAAGATCTTGGAAAAGAAGTAATATTATCTGGATGGATTCAAAAAATAAGGAATTTAGGATCTTTATTTTTTATAGATATCAGAGATTATTTTGGTATTACACAATTAATAATTTCTAAAAAACAAGTAAAAAAAAATTTTCTTTTGGGAAAAGAATTTTTAATTAAAGTTAAAGGAAAAGTAGTAGAAAGATTATCTAAAAACTACAATATTCCTACAGGAGAAATAGAAATTCTAGTCTCTTATATAAATTTAATAAATTCATCTTTATCTCCTCCTTTTACTATAGAAGATAAAACAGACGGAAATGAAGAGATGAGAATGATTTACCGATATCTTGATATTAGGAGAAATCCTATTAAAAATAATTTAATAATTCGTCATAATTTAGTTTTAGAAATACGTAATTTTTTTTCGAAAAATGGATTTTTAGAAATAGAAACTCCTATATTAATAAATGATAC is a window from the Blattabacterium cuenoti STAT genome containing:
- the infB gene encoding translation initiation factor IF-2 → MTEKIRLKRVLTKFNISLQRVISFLQKKGIEIENNPNAKIEEKVYKSLVQEFKTYKDMRDASEKVFLQKKIEKEKIKKELLKSKYIQNDQIIRAKSEKLIEFKKIGKINIDTLYNTYGTQEEKKNNLHQHKKRKIEYEIKNNNKPEHIDTIYQKLDGVMLTGDRIDLSQFEKKKTKSEIKKKRKRIQKEIFIEEIKNIPIGKKQNKEKKSSFKKNRYSNEKRIDKYRNKKNIQKSVITDEQIKKQIKETLEKLSSKGIKSKASKIRKEKRQYKKEKKLLKNEIENKKEEKVLKLAEFTTVNELASMMKINANDVILSCMSLGIMVTMNQRLDAEILTLVADEFGFNVKFVGLDLEEAVQDNKDLEENLESRPPIITVMGHVDHGKTSLLDYIRNTNVIAGEAGGITQHIAAYSVECSDNHQSITFLDTPGHEAFTAMRARGAQITDIAIIVIAADDQVMPQTKEAISHAQAANVPIIFVFNKMDKSNANSDKIREQLANLNFLVKEWGGKYPTQEVSSKLGTGIDQLLKKVLLVSQSLNLKANPNKPAIGTVIEASLDKGRGYITTLLLQGGTLKIGNYVLAGSHHGKVKNILDERGKSISLAGPSKPITILGLNGAPTAGDKFKVFQDEKEAKQLASRREQLQREQNIRSQKHLTLDEIGRRIALGDFKELKIIIKGDVDGSVEAIADSLQKLSTNTIMINIIYKGVGQITESDILLASASDAIIIGFNVRPNIGSKNIAKKENIEIRTYSIIYDVTNDIQEAIDGMLSPEIREKILGNAEVREIFKIQKSGTIAGCMVIEGKLFRQAKIRLIREGIVIHNGEFTSLKRFKEDVKEVSKGYECGLGIKNYHDIKSGDMIEVYEELYESKKS